One window of the Candidatus Zixiibacteriota bacterium genome contains the following:
- a CDS encoding conserved hypothetical protein (Evidence 4 : Unknown function but conserved in other organisms): MREFFRLSLELVALAALIMFISGSALAYTGTLQIPGEGVKQIIILEDGSTLVGKITEIRADQIKFQTDLGEMTIAVSKIKSIKEETEKKEVKAPVETKETKEIKKTEPPEESAAELEKPTPKWYPNANRTRLLIGPTARTLKAGKGYFYDLWIFFPGLAFGITDNFMISGGGSVIPDADNQMYYIMPKYRISTGKNLDLAINLTIFRLWDKTFYFGLSDVTYGTDDQSVTGALGFAFTNDKIADKPAAMFGGEYRMGRRASLVGECWFIPGDADSGVLGIGGLRLMGEFMTIDVGGAFSLDNKSDNEDETDWLPYIDFVWNF, encoded by the coding sequence ATGCGCGAATTCTTCAGACTATCCCTCGAACTTGTGGCTCTGGCCGCATTGATTATGTTCATCTCGGGCAGTGCCCTTGCCTATACCGGCACGCTCCAGATCCCCGGTGAAGGAGTTAAGCAGATAATCATTCTTGAGGATGGCTCCACGTTGGTCGGCAAAATCACCGAAATCCGCGCCGACCAAATCAAATTTCAGACCGATTTGGGCGAAATGACCATTGCCGTCAGCAAAATTAAATCTATAAAAGAGGAGACGGAGAAAAAAGAAGTAAAGGCGCCGGTGGAGACAAAGGAAACCAAGGAAATCAAAAAGACCGAACCGCCCGAAGAAAGTGCGGCCGAACTTGAAAAGCCGACGCCCAAATGGTACCCCAACGCCAACCGGACCCGCCTTCTCATCGGCCCGACCGCCCGCACCCTGAAGGCCGGCAAAGGATATTTCTATGACCTGTGGATCTTCTTCCCCGGCCTGGCGTTCGGTATCACTGATAATTTCATGATATCCGGTGGCGGTTCGGTCATCCCCGATGCTGACAATCAGATGTACTATATTATGCCCAAATACCGCATAAGTACCGGGAAAAATCTCGATCTGGCGATTAACCTGACCATCTTTCGGCTATGGGATAAGACCTTCTATTTCGGACTCAGCGACGTGACCTATGGCACCGACGATCAAAGCGTAACCGGCGCCCTGGGTTTCGCTTTCACCAACGATAAAATCGCCGATAAACCGGCCGCCATGTTCGGCGGCGAGTACCGCATGGGACGGCGCGCTTCTCTGGTCGGCGAATGCTGGTTTATCCCCGGCGATGCCGACAGCGGGGTGCTCGGAATCGGCGGCCTCCGGCTCATGGGCGAATTTATGACAATCGACGTCGGCGGAGCCTTTTCTCTGGATAACAAAAGCGATAATGAAGATGAAACAGACTGGCTGCCGTACATCGATTTCGTTTGGAATTTCTAA
- a CDS encoding putative tRNA(Ile)-lysidine synthase (Evidence 3 : Putative function from multiple computational evidences): protein MTEIVENVRNDIEKGQLIKGNEKVLVAFSGGPDSTALLHILRCLSEDMKFQLGACYINHKIRPRAVRKEISFCSDFCHHLNIPFFVAEADIPAFARESRLSLEQAGREFRYLILKRIADEDGYDKIALGHHRDDIVETILFRLFRGTGPQGLLGIKPSKDKIIRPLHNLSRAQIEKYLKKNKLPSMLDSTNRQSEYSRNYLRNKIIPLIEKKFGIGFRRALLTYAAIVSDEDRLLKGVAVQIISEISTTTPGGKIVVDLKPFGTYDRALRRRVIKLILETAAGKTGFGDFDDVERVLGVADGTLKAIHVGSGITVARDKGKMVIFGRKIALAKRELEVGKKTAVPEISSEVRSRLILPKKSRLKTQKKGQVVNLDFEKIILPLILRKIEPGDRFSPLGMTGTRKIGDFLTDRKAGKYIRDEIPVVADQKGIIWLVGYQIAERCKLDNKTRKVLEIEIRRTKHAGKNQV from the coding sequence ATGACGGAAATCGTGGAAAATGTCAGAAACGACATCGAAAAAGGGCAACTCATAAAAGGGAACGAAAAGGTCCTGGTGGCTTTTTCGGGCGGGCCGGATTCGACCGCGCTTCTTCATATACTGCGTTGCCTATCAGAAGATATGAAATTTCAACTCGGGGCCTGTTATATCAATCATAAGATCCGGCCGCGCGCCGTCCGTAAAGAAATCTCCTTCTGTTCCGACTTTTGTCACCACCTGAATATTCCCTTTTTTGTGGCGGAAGCCGATATCCCCGCCTTTGCCCGGGAGAGCCGCCTTTCGCTTGAGCAGGCGGGACGGGAATTTCGGTACTTGATTCTGAAAAGAATCGCCGATGAGGACGGCTATGACAAAATCGCGCTGGGGCACCACCGGGATGATATTGTCGAGACCATCCTGTTCCGTCTTTTCCGCGGTACCGGGCCGCAGGGACTATTGGGAATAAAGCCGTCGAAAGATAAAATTATCAGGCCCCTGCATAATTTGTCTCGGGCGCAGATTGAAAAATATTTAAAAAAGAACAAACTGCCCTCAATGCTTGACAGCACCAATCGGCAATCGGAATATTCGCGGAATTATCTTCGCAATAAGATAATTCCGCTAATTGAGAAAAAATTCGGCATTGGTTTTCGCCGGGCCCTTCTCACTTACGCGGCGATCGTTTCGGATGAAGATCGTCTTCTGAAAGGTGTTGCGGTACAGATAATTTCGGAAATTTCTACGACAACTCCGGGGGGCAAAATAGTTGTTGATTTGAAACCCTTCGGCACTTATGATAGGGCGCTGCGAAGACGAGTAATAAAACTTATTCTTGAGACGGCCGCCGGGAAGACCGGATTCGGAGACTTTGATGACGTGGAGCGGGTTCTGGGTGTCGCGGATGGAACTTTGAAAGCCATCCATGTCGGTTCCGGTATAACGGTCGCACGAGATAAGGGAAAAATGGTGATTTTCGGCAGGAAAATCGCCCTCGCCAAACGAGAACTGGAGGTTGGGAAAAAGACTGCTGTCCCGGAGATTTCATCCGAAGTTAGAAGCCGCCTTATTCTGCCGAAAAAATCCCGGCTGAAAACACAAAAAAAGGGGCAGGTGGTGAATCTTGATTTTGAAAAGATTATTCTGCCGCTTATTCTTCGCAAAATCGAACCGGGCGACCGCTTCTCCCCTCTTGGAATGACCGGGACCAGGAAAATCGGTGATTTTCTGACCGATCGGAAAGCGGGCAAATATATCCGGGATGAAATTCCGGTTGTGGCCGACCAAAAGGGGATAATCTGGCTGGTCGGCTACCAGATTGCGGAAAGATGCAAATTAGACAATAAAACCAGGAAGGTATTGGAAATTGAAATCCGTAGAACGAAACATGCAGGAAAGAACCAAGTTTGA
- a CDS encoding exported hypothetical protein (Evidence 5 : Unknown function), producing the protein MYCRQRLVSVAACLLISAGLFISGCSDDDKPTAPARSWSWVSLGSGTNGLIMALTVYDGKLIAGGGFDTAGGVAAKYIAAWDGSTWTPLGTGMNSYVAALTTYNGKLIAGGYFNVAGGVSANYIAAWNGSSWEPLGSGANDIIYALTVSEGALIAGGSFTTAGGGNARHIASYNGSAWSALGKGTENYVRSLVDYGPNLIAGGNFDSAGTVLAYGLAAWDGYNWSNVGPGMGEYSSVSALIVNGDSLVVGGDFYYAGGVLAQGIALWYGSHWGAIGTDMKGGVRTITFYNGKVIIGGSLYTTAPSGAPSVASWDGSTWTFMGTGMDDEVRAAIVFGDKLIVAGQFTTAGGVAVNHIAAWEYK; encoded by the coding sequence ATGTATTGTAGACAACGGCTCGTTTCTGTTGCGGCCTGCCTGTTGATATCGGCGGGTCTTTTTATTTCCGGTTGTTCGGATGATGATAAACCGACCGCCCCGGCCCGAAGCTGGTCCTGGGTGTCGCTCGGGAGCGGCACGAATGGTCTTATTATGGCGCTTACTGTATATGACGGCAAATTGATTGCCGGCGGAGGATTTGATACCGCGGGCGGGGTCGCGGCCAAATATATTGCCGCCTGGGACGGTTCCACCTGGACACCGCTCGGGACCGGTATGAATAGTTATGTCGCGGCACTTACGACATATAACGGCAAGCTGATCGCGGGGGGCTATTTTAATGTTGCGGGAGGAGTCTCCGCCAATTACATCGCCGCCTGGAATGGCTCGTCATGGGAACCGCTCGGGAGCGGCGCGAATGATATAATCTATGCCCTCACCGTCTCGGAGGGCGCATTGATCGCCGGAGGATCGTTCACAACCGCCGGCGGCGGGAACGCCCGGCATATTGCCTCTTACAACGGCTCAGCCTGGTCGGCTCTCGGCAAGGGAACGGAGAACTATGTGCGGAGTCTCGTTGATTATGGTCCCAATCTTATCGCGGGGGGCAATTTTGACTCCGCGGGCACGGTTCTGGCCTATGGCCTCGCGGCCTGGGATGGGTATAACTGGTCTAATGTCGGTCCCGGAATGGGTGAGTACAGTAGTGTTAGTGCGCTTATTGTAAATGGCGATTCCTTAGTCGTGGGGGGCGATTTTTACTACGCCGGTGGAGTGCTGGCCCAGGGGATCGCGCTCTGGTACGGCTCTCACTGGGGAGCGATCGGGACGGATATGAAAGGCGGGGTACGCACGATCACTTTCTATAACGGCAAAGTAATCATCGGCGGTAGTCTGTACACTACGGCGCCGAGCGGTGCACCGAGTGTCGCTTCGTGGGATGGTTCCACCTGGACTTTTATGGGAACCGGAATGGATGATGAAGTCAGAGCGGCCATCGTCTTTGGCGACAAGCTGATTGTCGCCGGGCAATTCACGACCGCTGGAGGAGTGGCCGTCAATCATATCGCAGCGTGGGAATATAAATAA
- a CDS encoding Outer membrAne phospholipase a, which produces MSINLRVLLAALLITAPLCAESPVESFQMVRSAPGLSLHKEMFMLPVTLCEEYDGSQTEAVFQISAKHQLFDTRIYFAYTQISFWQAYDHNNSAPFRETNYNPELFYRTKHIALPSAFLGADIGFEHESNGQRPPISRSWNLLYFSPYYSRNNFLLHLKVRYRFPEDQKKNPLDALGDDNPDITDFLGYADLQIFYRFPWRHVAHVMLRGNPGKGRGEIIMSYSVPIPKSEISYFIVRVWNGYGESLVDYNRPLTRIGLGVMFSH; this is translated from the coding sequence ATGTCTATCAATTTACGAGTCCTTCTGGCGGCGCTCCTTATCACGGCGCCGCTTTGCGCCGAATCGCCGGTCGAGAGTTTTCAAATGGTCCGAAGCGCCCCCGGCCTCTCTTTGCATAAAGAGATGTTCATGCTCCCGGTCACGCTATGCGAGGAGTACGACGGTTCCCAAACCGAGGCCGTTTTCCAGATCAGCGCCAAACACCAATTGTTCGACACCCGGATTTACTTCGCCTATACGCAAATTTCCTTCTGGCAGGCGTATGACCACAATAACTCCGCCCCGTTTCGGGAGACCAATTATAATCCCGAACTTTTCTATCGCACCAAGCATATCGCTCTCCCCTCGGCCTTCCTCGGGGCCGATATCGGCTTTGAGCACGAATCCAATGGTCAGCGGCCGCCGATTTCGCGCAGTTGGAACTTACTGTATTTCTCCCCGTATTACTCCCGCAATAATTTCCTATTGCATCTGAAGGTACGGTACCGCTTCCCGGAAGATCAAAAGAAAAATCCGCTTGATGCGCTCGGCGATGACAATCCCGATATCACCGATTTTCTCGGCTATGCCGACCTGCAGATCTTCTACCGCTTTCCCTGGCGCCATGTGGCGCACGTGATGCTTCGCGGCAATCCCGGCAAAGGACGGGGCGAAATAATAATGAGTTACAGTGTCCCGATCCCGAAAAGTGAAATCAGCTATTTCATAGTGCGTGTATGGAACGGCTATGGCGAATCTCTGGTCGATTACAACCGCCCCTTGACCCGAATCGGCCTCGGCGTCATGTTCTCGCATTAA
- the purL gene encoding Phosphoribosylformylglycinamidine synthase 2, producing MEQPKVTPQMVKDHGLNDEEYQKIIEILGREPNYTELGIFSVMWSEHCSYKNSIALLKTLPRDGDALLTKAGEENAGAVDIGDGLAIVFKIESHNHPSAVEPYQGAATGVGGILRDIFTMGARPIASLNSLRFGSPDNPRVRYLVDGVVRGIGDYGNSFGVPTVAGETYFDEAYTGNPLVNAMAVGIVKTDGMISATIKGKGNAVMIVGSKTGRDGIHGATFASEEISEKSELKRPSVQIGDPFTEKLLLEATLEIIDKELAVGIQDMGAAGITCSCSEMSARGNSGVTIDIDKVPVREDKMTPYEILLSESQERMLVCVKKGCEEEVKKVFKKWELESVIIGEANDTGIFEVRLNGETVAKIPSEVLVLGGGAPVYHRETRKPSYIDELAHLDLSQFSLQRDWNKDLLTMLASPNICNKDWVYNQYDSMVRTNTAIGPGSDAAVMRIRKTRKAIALTTDCNGRYCYLNPRQGAQQAVAEAARNVVCSGGKPVAITNCLNFGNPYKPEIYYGFAEAVAGMGEACRVFETPVTGGNVSFYNEDPEHAVFPTPVIGMLGIIDDTRHITTQWFKDTGDLIFLVGESEEELGGSEYLHTIFGKTAGPVPALNLYYEKAVQETLLSAIRAGIVKSAHDCADGGLAVTLAECCIGNRDRMMGAEIYITDDIRTDALLFGETQSRVVVSTSKDDGEKLVDLCIKHKIPVAAIGRVVGERLTINDDIDLSLKDLASSYYGTLKKLVEAVS from the coding sequence ATGGAACAGCCGAAAGTTACTCCCCAGATGGTTAAAGACCACGGGTTGAACGACGAGGAATATCAGAAAATAATTGAAATATTGGGCCGCGAACCGAATTATACCGAACTCGGCATTTTTTCGGTCATGTGGTCGGAACATTGCTCCTATAAAAATTCCATTGCCCTTTTGAAAACCCTTCCGCGCGACGGCGACGCCCTCTTGACCAAAGCCGGCGAGGAAAACGCCGGGGCGGTCGATATCGGCGACGGCCTCGCCATAGTATTCAAAATCGAATCGCACAATCACCCGTCGGCGGTGGAACCCTATCAGGGAGCGGCTACCGGGGTAGGCGGAATTCTTCGCGATATTTTCACTATGGGAGCGCGGCCCATTGCCTCACTCAATTCTCTCCGGTTCGGCTCGCCCGATAATCCCCGGGTCCGGTATCTGGTCGACGGGGTCGTGCGCGGCATTGGCGACTACGGCAATTCTTTCGGTGTCCCGACTGTGGCCGGAGAAACCTATTTCGACGAGGCCTATACCGGCAATCCGCTGGTCAACGCCATGGCGGTCGGAATTGTCAAAACCGACGGCATGATATCGGCCACTATCAAGGGGAAGGGCAATGCGGTGATGATTGTCGGGTCGAAGACCGGCCGTGACGGTATCCACGGTGCCACGTTCGCCTCCGAAGAAATATCCGAAAAATCGGAATTGAAGCGCCCCTCGGTGCAGATCGGCGACCCGTTCACGGAAAAATTGCTTTTGGAAGCGACGCTCGAAATTATCGATAAGGAATTGGCCGTCGGCATTCAGGATATGGGCGCCGCCGGTATCACCTGCTCCTGCTCGGAAATGTCGGCCCGCGGCAATTCCGGCGTGACCATCGATATCGATAAGGTCCCGGTGCGCGAAGATAAAATGACGCCGTACGAGATTCTCCTCTCCGAATCGCAGGAGCGGATGCTGGTTTGTGTCAAAAAAGGATGCGAAGAGGAAGTCAAAAAAGTTTTCAAGAAATGGGAATTGGAATCGGTCATTATCGGTGAAGCAAACGATACCGGCATTTTCGAGGTCCGGCTAAACGGTGAAACCGTGGCGAAAATTCCGTCGGAGGTCCTGGTTCTGGGCGGTGGGGCGCCGGTCTATCATCGTGAAACCAGAAAACCGTCATATATCGACGAACTGGCGCATCTCGACCTGTCGCAATTTTCTCTCCAGCGGGACTGGAACAAGGATCTCCTGACCATGCTGGCATCGCCCAATATCTGCAACAAGGACTGGGTCTATAATCAGTATGATTCGATGGTCCGCACCAATACCGCGATCGGGCCCGGCTCCGATGCCGCCGTCATGCGGATCCGCAAAACGCGCAAGGCGATTGCCCTGACGACCGACTGCAACGGGAGGTACTGCTATCTCAATCCCCGTCAGGGGGCTCAGCAGGCGGTGGCCGAAGCGGCCCGCAATGTGGTCTGCTCCGGAGGCAAACCGGTGGCGATCACCAACTGTCTCAATTTCGGCAACCCCTACAAGCCGGAAATCTATTACGGTTTTGCCGAAGCGGTCGCCGGGATGGGCGAGGCCTGCCGGGTGTTCGAAACCCCGGTCACCGGCGGGAATGTCAGTTTCTACAACGAGGACCCCGAGCATGCCGTTTTCCCCACCCCGGTTATCGGGATGCTGGGGATAATCGATGATACCAGGCATATCACCACCCAGTGGTTCAAGGATACCGGGGATTTGATTTTCCTGGTCGGCGAAAGCGAAGAGGAACTGGGCGGCTCGGAGTACCTTCACACTATATTTGGTAAGACAGCCGGCCCGGTCCCGGCGCTCAATCTGTACTATGAGAAGGCGGTGCAGGAGACCTTGCTTTCTGCGATTCGAGCCGGGATCGTCAAATCGGCGCACGACTGTGCCGATGGCGGCCTGGCGGTGACACTGGCGGAGTGCTGTATCGGCAACCGCGACAGGATGATGGGAGCGGAAATTTATATCACCGATGATATCCGCACCGATGCCCTTCTTTTCGGTGAGACCCAGTCGCGGGTGGTGGTGAGTACATCCAAAGATGACGGCGAAAAACTGGTCGATTTGTGTATCAAGCACAAGATTCCGGTGGCGGCGATCGGGCGGGTAGTCGGCGAACGGCTGACGATTAATGATGATATCGATCTTTCGTTAAAAGACCTGGCGTCGTCGTACTACGGCACGCTGAAAAAACTGGTCGAAGCGGTTTCATAG
- a CDS encoding conserved hypothetical protein (Evidence 4 : Unknown function but conserved in other organisms) encodes MAKSRTNISDSEEKILTKHPQGKRGVNISKSKYERVKKEILSLLRKAEPTHTELFKLLNDKLQDRFDGNISWYGETIKLDLEARGIIQRTSSKPARYQLAEKVKLLKR; translated from the coding sequence ATGGCAAAGAGCAGGACAAATATAAGTGACAGCGAAGAGAAAATACTCACCAAACACCCACAAGGCAAAAGAGGTGTAAATATCAGCAAGTCAAAGTACGAAAGAGTGAAAAAGGAAATATTATCGCTCCTGCGAAAAGCCGAACCGACGCATACGGAATTATTCAAATTACTCAACGATAAATTGCAGGATCGTTTTGACGGCAACATAAGTTGGTACGGGGAAACAATTAAACTCGACCTTGAGGCCCGGGGCATTATTCAAAGGACATCGTCAAAGCCCGCAAGATACCAGTTGGCCGAAAAAGTGAAATTATTAAAGAGATGA
- a CDS encoding hypothetical protein (Evidence 5 : Unknown function), which produces MENNNKMSGFSPVCYAHVSRPDLRLAENNNKISGSETTPTYWAQDKNPGRK; this is translated from the coding sequence ATGGAGAACAATAATAAGATGTCGGGTTTCTCGCCTGTTTGCTACGCTCACGTCTCGAGACCCGACCTACGGCTGGCTGAAAATAATAATAAAATCTCAGGATCAGAGACGACTCCGACCTATTGGGCTCAAGATAAAAACCCGGGCCGAAAATGA
- a CDS encoding conserved membrane hypothetical protein (Evidence 4 : Unknown function but conserved in other organisms): MRGEDSRHINKLVYLFFFGAAMGFLEAAVVVYLRALYYPEGFSFPLRGMPSKIITFEIFRELATIIMLYTAAAIATRRFWERFGYFLFVFGLWDIFYYIWLKATLGWPQSIFDWDILFLIPVPWIGPVIAPVLIAILMTIVGALISSLYRRGFRLRTTLYSRLLGGAATIAILYTFMRDSGAALYQKMPQPFLYWVFLPAYLLYIIVFYYTYRRSRRHV, from the coding sequence ATGCGCGGGGAAGACAGCCGTCATATCAACAAATTGGTTTACCTGTTTTTCTTCGGGGCGGCGATGGGGTTTCTGGAGGCCGCGGTGGTGGTCTATCTTCGGGCGTTGTACTATCCTGAAGGATTTTCATTTCCGCTGAGGGGAATGCCGTCGAAAATAATAACGTTCGAAATATTCCGCGAACTGGCCACAATAATAATGCTATACACCGCGGCGGCAATTGCGACCCGCCGTTTCTGGGAGCGGTTCGGATATTTTCTCTTCGTTTTCGGCCTCTGGGATATTTTTTATTATATCTGGCTGAAGGCGACTTTAGGATGGCCGCAGTCGATTTTTGATTGGGATATTCTTTTTCTGATACCGGTACCCTGGATCGGTCCGGTGATAGCGCCGGTTTTGATAGCGATACTGATGACAATTGTCGGGGCGCTTATTTCGTCACTTTACCGGCGAGGTTTTCGGCTTCGAACCACTTTATATTCGCGGCTATTGGGGGGAGCGGCAACAATCGCTATTCTCTATACATTTATGCGGGATTCGGGTGCGGCCCTTTATCAGAAGATGCCGCAACCGTTTCTTTATTGGGTGTTTCTCCCGGCATATTTGCTCTACATAATCGTTTTTTATTACACATATCGCAGGTCCAGACGGCATGTCTAA
- a CDS encoding hypothetical protein (Evidence 5 : Unknown function) — translation MDNSYQYYPILSPIYIDPSTLASENIHFTHIFAPFFL, via the coding sequence ATGGATAATTCATATCAATATTATCCTATTTTATCGCCAATATATATCGACCCCTCCACCCTGGCAAGTGAAAATATTCACTTTACCCACATTTTTGCCCCTTTTTTCCTCTAA
- a CDS encoding exported hypothetical protein (Evidence 5 : Unknown function) has protein sequence MRHSKTLIAVAAALVFPAAAILTSCSKDPVGPSQHSSLASPLKATPSMPSTAQGMPPGYEPAYFNGTTVTINAIDVKQNPTDQAQADFYEVVYPFDPVTGDELTNYWPSPPQCNPCDHQGNGITPDDFHDHVLDSQPSDPGHGEYNALWRVYLIMPNYTASATHNMAVDAMLMSMLPAKSEDAVNALVSTMVDGVPIANKIDTHFYFICDVVSSNAASH, from the coding sequence ATGAGACACTCCAAGACCCTCATAGCTGTCGCCGCCGCATTAGTTTTCCCTGCCGCCGCGATCCTGACATCGTGTTCAAAAGACCCCGTCGGCCCATCACAACATTCTTCACTGGCCAGCCCGCTCAAAGCCACGCCGTCCATGCCTTCGACTGCCCAGGGGATGCCGCCCGGATATGAGCCTGCCTATTTCAATGGTACCACTGTCACCATCAATGCCATCGACGTCAAACAAAATCCGACCGACCAGGCCCAGGCCGATTTTTACGAGGTCGTGTACCCGTTCGATCCGGTCACGGGAGACGAATTGACCAATTACTGGCCGTCGCCGCCGCAGTGCAATCCGTGCGACCACCAGGGGAACGGTATCACCCCGGATGATTTTCACGATCATGTTCTCGACTCGCAGCCTTCAGATCCCGGGCATGGCGAATACAATGCCCTCTGGCGCGTCTATTTGATCATGCCCAACTATACCGCCAGCGCCACGCATAACATGGCGGTCGATGCCATGCTGATGTCGATGTTGCCGGCGAAGTCGGAAGATGCCGTCAACGCGCTGGTTTCGACCATGGTGGACGGCGTTCCGATCGCCAACAAGATTGACACGCATTTTTATTTCATCTGCGATGTTGTCAGTTCCAATGCCGCCTCGCATTAA
- a CDS encoding conserved hypothetical protein (Evidence 4 : Unknown function but conserved in other organisms) yields the protein MANYLFAVPLAPGKTEIWKDYMKEITGARNKDYKKSRKSISLNTEQVFLQQTPHGDMVIVRWETDNPRKIFEYFGKSEDPFDKWFRDKILIECHNMDFTQLPQPNKEIFDYQETESLEYAGVRKNR from the coding sequence ATGGCTAACTATTTGTTTGCTGTACCTCTTGCGCCCGGCAAGACGGAGATTTGGAAGGACTATATGAAGGAGATAACCGGGGCCCGCAACAAGGATTATAAAAAATCCCGAAAAAGCATTTCGCTCAACACCGAACAGGTTTTCCTGCAACAGACTCCGCACGGCGACATGGTCATTGTCAGATGGGAGACGGATAATCCGCGAAAAATATTCGAGTATTTTGGCAAATCGGAAGATCCGTTCGATAAATGGTTCCGGGATAAAATCCTGATTGAATGTCATAACATGGATTTTACTCAGTTACCTCAGCCGAATAAGGAAATATTCGATTATCAGGAGACGGAGTCACTCGAATATGCGGGAGTTCGTAAGAACCGATAA
- a CDS encoding hypothetical protein (Evidence 5 : Unknown function), whose translation MSHMVSLFWVSWFLPSKRTFKCLSVLLYLSAIYKWLLRKTPQLDLMLPIHVAPKRYAD comes from the coding sequence GTGTCTCATATGGTCTCCTTGTTTTGGGTCTCGTGGTTTCTTCCCAGCAAGAGAACCTTTAAATGCCTTAGTGTACTCCTTTATCTTTCTGCCATTTATAAATGGCTCCTTCGAAAGACACCCCAACTCGATTTAATGTTGCCAATCCATGTCGCACCGAAACGATATGCCGACTGA